In Rhizobium sp. CIAT894, the genomic window AGGTTGCCGAGCTGGTAGGCGAAGCCCGGGAAGGTGCCGCGCACCTCGTCCGGCGACAGCTCGTTCAGATGCACCGGCACGATGCCCCAGGCGCCCTGAACGAAGAACTGCATCAGGAAGGCGCCGATCGCAAGCAGCACCGGCCCCGGCGCATAGGCCCAGAGCGGCGCGACCGGCACGGCGATCAGCGCGGCGATGACGATCGCCCGCTTGCGGCCGATCCGCTGCGACAGCGCCCCGAAGAAAAGCCCGCCGCAGATCGCCCCGATATTGTAGACGATGGCGATGGCGCCGACCGTATGGGTCGAATAGTTGCGCTGGGTCTCGAGGAAGGTCGGGTAGATGTCCTGCGTGCCATGGCTGAAGAAGTTGAACGCCGTCATCAGGAGCACCGCCCAGATGAACAGCGGAATGTTTTTTCGCAGAACCGTCAGGAACGGCCGGCGTCCCGCCGCCTTCCGCTTGAGAAAGGCCGGGCTCTCCTCGACATTGCGCCTGATGTAGAGCACCAGCAGCGCCGGCACCGCGCCGACGAAGAACATGCCGCGCCAGCCGATGATGGGAAAGAGCAGGAAGAACACGATCGAGGCAAGCAGATAGCCCGAGGGATAGCCCGCCTGCAGGATGCCCGAGACGATGCCGCGACTCTCCTCCGGCACCGTCTCCATGACGAGCGAGGCGCCGACGCCCCATTCGCCGCCCATGGCGATGCCATAGAGCGCCCGGAGCACCAGGAACATGGTGAGCCCGGTGGAGAAGCCGGTCAGGAATTCGAACAGCGAATAGAGCAGCACGTCGGCCATCAGCGTGATGCGCCGCCCGTAGCGGTCGGCGGCCAGCCCGAAGATCAGCGCGCCGAGCGCCCGCATGGCGAGCGTCAGGAAGATCGCCACCGAGACGGCGGGGACGTCGGTGTGGAATTCCTCGGCGATATATTTGAGAACGAAGACGAGAATGAAGAAATCGAAAGCATCGAGCGTCCAGCCGAGATAGCTGGCGATGACGGTGTTGCGCTGCTGCGGCGTCAGCCGGCGCAGGCTTTCCAAAGCGGACATATGAATTCCTCCGTCCGAAAGCGGCGGCGAGGCGGTCAATTCCGGATGCCGTCGGAAGGGGTGCCCGAACCGGGCGGGTTGCGGCTGTCAGGGGCTGCGGTTGCGGGAAAGCGCATTCGCAATCGGAGACAGCGGAAACAACGGCAGCAATGCTGGCCGGGTTCCATCACGTTTGTCGTGATCGAGAGCGGCGGCTCGGTGGGGGCACCTCTCGGCGCTCCTATCCGCGGGGCGGCGCCCACCAACCTCCCTCATGCTGAGGCGCGCAGCCCGACAGGGCGGAGCCTCGAAGCACACGCCTCAACATTGCGCCTTGCAACCACAACCGCCCAGCGCACCCGCCCCGTCCTTCGAGGCCCCTGCGGGGCGCCTCAGGATGAGGCTCTCTTAAGCGTCGGCGTATCCTTCAACGTGACTCAAGCCACCCTACCCCGGCACGCCCAAGCCACCGACGCAAACGACCGCGGCCCGTCCGGCTCGCCGGCTTCATACGCGGCTCTCATGGCAACGCCGAGCGCCTTTCGCTTCGCTGACTCGAGCCCCCAGACATACTTGCCGAGCGGCCCCTCACCTACGGCGATCGGCCCCCAATAGTCCTCGAAGGAGCCGTATTCCATCCGGATCAGCAGCGACGTCTCCTCGACGTCGACAAGACCTTGGCTGACAAAACTCTGCTTCAGCTCCCCTGGCCGCATCATCGGCTGGAAACAATATTTGC contains:
- a CDS encoding MFS transporter: MSALESLRRLTPQQRNTVIASYLGWTLDAFDFFILVFVLKYIAEEFHTDVPAVSVAIFLTLAMRALGALIFGLAADRYGRRITLMADVLLYSLFEFLTGFSTGLTMFLVLRALYGIAMGGEWGVGASLVMETVPEESRGIVSGILQAGYPSGYLLASIVFFLLFPIIGWRGMFFVGAVPALLVLYIRRNVEESPAFLKRKAAGRRPFLTVLRKNIPLFIWAVLLMTAFNFFSHGTQDIYPTFLETQRNYSTHTVGAIAIVYNIGAICGGLFFGALSQRIGRKRAIVIAALIAVPVAPLWAYAPGPVLLAIGAFLMQFFVQGAWGIVPVHLNELSPDEVRGTFPGFAYQLGNLLASGNATLQAGLAARWDGDYAYALLIVAAVVALVVALLAGFGYEKKDVRFGSEEGEAPHGAMHSA